The DNA sequence AAGGTCCGCAGCTCGCCGTCCGCCGACGGCCCGGCCTGCCCGCCGAGTACGGCCACCACGTGTGCGTGCACCGACCACACCAGACTGCGTACGGCGGTGCGCGGGTGCGGCTCGCGCAGCACGCCGGCCGCGTCGGCGTCGGCCAGCAGCCGCTCGACGGCCTCGTACAGCGGCAGCGAGTAGCGTTCGTCGAGCCCCCGGTGCCGCTCCGGTTCGAGCCAGCGGCGCAGCCACAGCCCGGTCGTCTCGGGCTGCCCGGTCAGGAAGTCGACGAAGGCGTCCAGCACGTCGTGCAGGGCGTCCAGCAGACCCTCGCCGCCGGCGTCGAGGCGCTCCCGGGCCCGGGCGAGCGCCGGTTCCATCGCCCGGCGTTCGGCCTCGAAGACCCGGGCGAAGCAGGCCTCGTACAGATCGGCCTTGCCGCCGGTGTGGTGGTGCACCGTCGACACGTCGACCCCGGCGGCGGCGGCGACGTGCCGGACGCCGACGGCGTCGAAACCGTGCCGGGCGAACAGCGCGGTGGCCACCCGCAGGATCGTCTGCGCGGTGTCGCGCCGGTCGTCCCGGCGGGGGCGGCCCGGTCGCCGCCGGGGGGTGTGCAGAGTCGCCATGGTGCCCTATTATCCGTCACACGTTGGATTCTGGGCGGAGAGGCACGCCATGGCCGAGGAGACGTCCGGATGACCGGGGCGACGTCCCATGACCGGGGTGGCGTCCCGATGACCCGGGCGACGTGGCCGTGACCGGGGTGACGTCGGCGGGCGGGCGGGCCACCGCGACGCCGGCCGGCTCCGCACCGGTCCGGCTGCCGACCGCCGGGCTGCTGTCGTTCGCCACCGGCTCGGTCGGCATGGGCGTGTGGGTGACGGTGCCCGGCCTGCTGCTGCTCTACTTCCTCACCGACGTGCTCGCCGTGCCTCCGCTGCTGGCCGGCCTGGCCCTGCTGCTGCCCAGCGTCGTCGACGTGCTCCTGCACCCGTTCGTCGGCCACCTGTCCGACGCCGACCTGGCCCGGCGTGGCCACCGCCGCCGGCTGATGCTGGTCGGCTGCGCGCTCGCCCTGGCGTTCGTCGCGATGTTCGCCGTACCGGGGCAGTTGCGCGGCATCCCGGCGGCGGTCTGGGTGGCGGTCGCGTTCGTGGCCGGCAACCTGCTCTTCGCCGCCTACCAGGTGCCCTACCTGGCGACGCCGGCCGACCTCGCGATCGGCTATCACGAACGGACCCGGCTGATGGGGTTCCGGATGGTGGTGCTCACCGTCGGCATCCTGCTCAGCGGGGTGCTCGCCCCGCTGCTGGCCGGCGGTGACGACCCGGCCCGGTCGGGTTACACGCTGATGGCCGTCGTGCTCGCGGTGGCCATGGTGGTGACCATGCTGGTCGGCATCGGCGGGGTCCGCCGGCTCCGGGCCGCCGCCCCGCCCCCGGCCGCGTCGGTCGCCGGGCGGCCGCCGCCGGGCCTGCGTACGCTGCTGCGCGCCCTGCGGGACCGGCAGTTCCGCTGGCTGGTGGTGTCCTACCTGGCCATGGCGACCACCACGAACCTGGTGCTCGCCGCGGTGCCGTACTTCGCCGAGTACGAGCTGCGCCGGCCCGGCCTGACCACCGTCCTGGTCGCCGCGTTCGTCGCACCCGCGTTGCTGGCGACGCCGGTGTGGGTCGTCGTGGCCCGACGGCTGGGCAAGCAGCGCGGTCTGCTCGTCGCGCAGGCGGCGTTCGTGGCCGGCTGCCTGGTGCTCGCACTCGGCCGCACGGCCGGGCTCGGCACCCTGGTCGCCGCCGTCGCGGTGCTCGGGGTCGCGTTCGCCGCCATGCAACTGCTGCCGTTCTCGATGGTGCCCGACGTCGTACGCGCCTCGGGCGCCGACGGCACGAGCCGGGCCGGCAGCTACACCGGCGTGTGGACGGCGGTGGAGGCGGCCGGCGGGGCCCTCGGCCCGTACGTCTACGCGGCCTGCCTCGCCGTCGGCGGATTCGTCGCCAGCGGCGCCGGCGAGGTGGTGGTCCAGTCCGACACCGCCCTCACGATGATCAGGTACGGCTTCGGCCTGGTGCCGGCCGCGCTGATGCTCGTCGCTCTGTTCGCCCA is a window from the Polymorphospora rubra genome containing:
- a CDS encoding TetR/AcrR family transcriptional regulator, which produces MATLHTPRRRPGRPRRDDRRDTAQTILRVATALFARHGFDAVGVRHVAAAAGVDVSTVHHHTGGKADLYEACFARVFEAERRAMEPALARARERLDAGGEGLLDALHDVLDAFVDFLTGQPETTGLWLRRWLEPERHRGLDERYSLPLYEAVERLLADADAAGVLREPHPRTAVRSLVWSVHAHVVAVLGGQAGPSADGELRTFVHRWLDQMYGT
- a CDS encoding MFS transporter — its product is MAVTGVTSAGGRATATPAGSAPVRLPTAGLLSFATGSVGMGVWVTVPGLLLLYFLTDVLAVPPLLAGLALLLPSVVDVLLHPFVGHLSDADLARRGHRRRLMLVGCALALAFVAMFAVPGQLRGIPAAVWVAVAFVAGNLLFAAYQVPYLATPADLAIGYHERTRLMGFRMVVLTVGILLSGVLAPLLAGGDDPARSGYTLMAVVLAVAMVVTMLVGIGGVRRLRAAAPPPAASVAGRPPPGLRTLLRALRDRQFRWLVVSYLAMATTTNLVLAAVPYFAEYELRRPGLTTVLVAAFVAPALLATPVWVVVARRLGKQRGLLVAQAAFVAGCLVLALGRTAGLGTLVAAVAVLGVAFAAMQLLPFSMVPDVVRASGADGTSRAGSYTGVWTAVEAAGGALGPYVYAACLAVGGFVASGAGEVVVQSDTALTMIRYGFGLVPAALMLVALFAQSRYTLDRTATLT